In the genome of Myxococcus stipitatus, one region contains:
- the rpiA gene encoding ribose-5-phosphate isomerase RpiA has translation MAHDSASRTEHDKREAAEAAVDRFFLPGMCVGLGSGSTSAFAVRRLAALRAAGRLLDVSGVPTSRATEALARQLGIPLTTLEEHPTLDVTIDGADEVAPDLSVIKGGGGALLREKIVAQASLRVVIIADVTKLSPRLGTHWPVPVEVLPFGWHSQRRFLESLGARVVPRVLADGTPYLTDQGNRVLDCAWGPIDAPEVLAARMAARAGIVEHGLFLREATDLVVAGPRGVEHRARPS, from the coding sequence ATGGCGCACGACTCGGCCTCGCGGACGGAGCACGACAAGCGCGAGGCCGCGGAGGCGGCGGTGGACCGCTTCTTCCTGCCCGGGATGTGTGTGGGTTTGGGCTCCGGCAGCACCTCCGCCTTCGCGGTGCGACGGCTGGCGGCGCTGCGCGCGGCGGGGCGGCTGCTCGACGTGTCAGGGGTTCCCACGTCGCGCGCCACCGAGGCGCTGGCGCGGCAGCTGGGCATTCCCCTCACCACGCTGGAGGAGCACCCCACGCTGGACGTCACCATCGACGGCGCGGATGAAGTGGCGCCGGACCTCTCCGTCATCAAGGGCGGCGGTGGCGCGCTGCTGCGCGAGAAGATTGTCGCGCAGGCCAGCCTGCGCGTCGTCATCATCGCGGACGTGACGAAGCTGTCACCTCGGCTGGGCACGCACTGGCCCGTGCCGGTGGAGGTGCTGCCCTTCGGCTGGCATTCGCAGCGGCGCTTCCTCGAGTCCCTGGGCGCGCGGGTGGTGCCTCGGGTGCTCGCGGATGGAACCCCGTACCTCACGGACCAGGGCAACCGGGTGCTCGACTGCGCGTGGGGGCCCATCGACGCGCCGGAGGTGCTGGCCGCGCGCATGGCGGCGCGCGCGGGCATCGTCGAGCATGGACTTTTCCTGCGTGAGGCGACGGACCTCGTGGTGGCGGGACCTCGGGGTGTCGAGCATCGCGCTCGCCCATCGTGA
- a CDS encoding SBBP repeat-containing protein translates to MVWKCWSCVVASAVSLSPPVWQQQVGSASDEQAMAVATVGDAVYLAGHTGGQLGEETPWGGQDVFVAKHDAKDGSLQWVRHVGTAMNDRALAVTADLDGNVYVAGHTWGSFLPYVNAGGADFFVAKLDGAGALKWVRQFGTNTDDFATGVAVTRRAEQHGLFFSGYSLGRLDGSPTPGNYDVVVGKLDTGGNPYWMRQFGSNRNDVALGVAINAAEDVYLVGHTTGSLDGVTLPGTTVDLFVAKFNVRGEEQWLRQLGSSSDEYGTGIAVDEEGSAYVSGYTYGALAGNPRVGMYDAVLVKYDAAGVFQWARQPGTATTDYAQGVAVGVQGEIHLVGHTSGALDGNVALGGSDVFLTTYDVSGQWMGTRQVGTEALDRGQAVAVGDDGGVYVAGYTWGSLPGHGNAGAYDALLLRF, encoded by the coding sequence ATGGTCTGGAAGTGTTGGTCGTGCGTGGTCGCGAGCGCGGTATCCCTGTCGCCCCCTGTCTGGCAGCAGCAGGTGGGCAGTGCCTCGGATGAGCAGGCCATGGCGGTCGCCACCGTGGGCGACGCGGTCTACCTGGCGGGGCACACCGGCGGACAGCTGGGTGAAGAGACGCCGTGGGGCGGCCAGGATGTCTTCGTCGCGAAGCACGACGCGAAGGACGGCTCGCTCCAGTGGGTGCGTCACGTGGGCACGGCGATGAATGACCGCGCGCTGGCGGTGACGGCGGACCTGGACGGCAACGTCTATGTCGCGGGCCACACGTGGGGCAGCTTCCTGCCGTACGTCAACGCGGGCGGCGCCGACTTCTTCGTGGCGAAGCTGGACGGGGCGGGCGCGCTCAAGTGGGTGCGGCAGTTCGGGACGAACACGGATGACTTCGCCACGGGCGTGGCCGTCACGCGCCGCGCGGAGCAGCACGGCCTCTTCTTCTCCGGCTATTCGCTGGGCCGGTTGGATGGCTCGCCCACGCCGGGCAACTACGACGTGGTGGTGGGCAAGCTCGACACGGGCGGCAATCCCTACTGGATGCGGCAGTTCGGCTCGAACCGCAACGATGTCGCGCTGGGCGTGGCCATCAACGCGGCGGAGGACGTGTACCTGGTGGGCCACACGACGGGCAGCCTGGACGGCGTCACGCTTCCCGGCACCACCGTGGACCTCTTCGTGGCGAAGTTCAACGTGCGCGGCGAGGAGCAGTGGCTGCGCCAGCTCGGCTCCAGCAGCGATGAGTACGGCACGGGCATCGCGGTGGACGAGGAGGGCTCCGCCTACGTCTCCGGCTACACCTACGGCGCGCTAGCGGGCAACCCGCGCGTGGGCATGTATGACGCGGTGCTGGTGAAGTACGACGCGGCGGGTGTCTTTCAATGGGCGCGGCAGCCCGGCACGGCCACCACGGACTACGCGCAGGGCGTGGCGGTGGGGGTCCAGGGAGAGATTCACCTCGTGGGCCACACCTCGGGGGCGCTGGACGGAAACGTGGCGCTGGGTGGCAGCGACGTGTTCCTGACGACCTACGACGTGTCGGGTCAGTGGATGGGCACGCGGCAGGTGGGCACGGAGGCCCTGGACCGCGGACAGGCGGTGGCCGTGGGTGACGATGGAGGCGTGTACGTCGCGGGCTACACCTGGGGCAGCCTGCCCGGGCACGGCAACGCGGGCGCCTACGACGCCTTGCTGCTGCGCTTCTGA
- a CDS encoding outer membrane beta-barrel protein, whose amino-acid sequence MTGRLSWALAAAVALGSAGASAEDIQETRYSAPTGLQLTVGLGFQAGAGYVYKNSTRLDQSVGDVKLADAANGAVPVLVELGYRVTPNWFVGAYGSYSYIITKESPLTCPSGWDCSASQLRFGPHIQYHFSPEASFDPFVGVGFGMVILSNKNSGTIQVPTPQGVVSGKLELDSQTRGPEFVNVTVGGKWRLGHSLSFGPYLTGTYASYTARSGTTTTTLPAPLPSGTTPLPYADDGPYGLIMLGVRASWNI is encoded by the coding sequence ATGACGGGACGGCTGAGTTGGGCCCTTGCAGCAGCGGTCGCATTGGGTTCGGCGGGCGCGAGCGCGGAAGACATCCAGGAGACGAGGTACAGCGCGCCCACCGGTTTGCAGCTCACGGTCGGCCTGGGCTTCCAGGCGGGTGCGGGCTACGTCTACAAGAACAGCACGCGGCTGGACCAGAGTGTCGGTGATGTGAAGCTCGCGGACGCGGCCAACGGCGCGGTGCCGGTATTGGTGGAGCTGGGCTACCGCGTGACGCCCAACTGGTTCGTGGGCGCCTACGGCAGCTACTCGTACATCATCACGAAGGAGAGTCCGCTCACCTGTCCGAGTGGCTGGGATTGCTCGGCCTCGCAGCTGCGCTTCGGTCCCCACATCCAGTACCACTTCTCGCCGGAGGCCTCGTTCGACCCGTTCGTCGGCGTCGGCTTCGGCATGGTGATTCTGTCCAACAAGAACTCGGGCACCATCCAGGTCCCCACGCCGCAAGGAGTTGTGTCGGGCAAGCTGGAGCTGGACAGCCAGACGCGCGGCCCCGAGTTCGTCAACGTCACCGTGGGCGGCAAGTGGCGCCTGGGGCACTCGCTGTCGTTCGGTCCGTACCTCACGGGCACGTACGCGAGCTACACCGCGCGCTCGGGCACCACCACCACGACGCTGCCCGCGCCGCTGCCCTCCGGGACGACGCCGCTGCCGTATGCGGATGACGGCCCGTACGGACTCATCATGCTGGGTGTCCGCGCCAGCTGGAACATCTGA
- a CDS encoding LysR family transcriptional regulator has product MNVTLEQARALDALARHGTFAAAAQALGKGHTAILYTLRTLEAQTELELLDRRGYRTRLTPAGERVLEHCRKLLAAERELEATCAEIRAGWEPTLRIVFDGVFPAEPLLRVVKALRAEGAGTRFHVSSEFLAGVEAAFVRDEADLMVSVLPPSLPGLRGYALPELKALLVAHRSHPLARRRRGTIQEEELSEHLLLTVRGSDPRLQLSTVSLELRSTVHLNDFAAKKAAILEGLGYGWLPEHLAARELRRGELKLLKPASGSTHAFLPKLHHRTGVRLGRAARRVVKALTGTEPPQ; this is encoded by the coding sequence ATGAACGTCACCCTGGAGCAGGCCCGAGCGCTGGACGCCCTCGCCCGCCACGGCACCTTCGCCGCCGCCGCCCAGGCATTGGGCAAGGGGCACACCGCAATCCTTTACACACTGCGTACGCTTGAAGCGCAGACGGAGCTGGAGCTGCTGGACCGGCGCGGCTACCGCACGCGGCTCACCCCGGCGGGGGAGCGCGTGCTGGAGCACTGCCGCAAGCTCCTCGCTGCGGAGAGGGAACTGGAGGCCACGTGCGCGGAGATTCGCGCGGGCTGGGAGCCCACGCTGCGCATCGTGTTCGACGGCGTGTTCCCCGCCGAGCCACTGTTACGCGTAGTGAAGGCGCTGCGGGCCGAAGGCGCGGGCACGCGGTTCCATGTCTCGTCGGAGTTCCTCGCGGGCGTGGAGGCGGCGTTCGTGCGGGATGAGGCCGACCTGATGGTGTCTGTATTACCCCCCTCCCTGCCGGGGCTGCGTGGGTATGCGCTGCCGGAGCTCAAGGCGCTCCTGGTGGCGCACCGCTCCCATCCGCTGGCGCGGCGGCGGCGCGGCACCATCCAAGAAGAGGAGCTGTCCGAGCACCTGCTGCTCACCGTGCGCGGCTCCGACCCGAGGCTCCAATTGAGCACCGTGTCCCTGGAGCTGCGCTCCACGGTGCACCTCAACGACTTCGCGGCGAAGAAGGCCGCCATCCTGGAGGGGCTGGGCTATGGCTGGCTTCCGGAGCACCTGGCCGCGCGGGAGCTGCGGCGCGGAGAGCTCAAGCTGCTCAAGCCCGCGAGCGGCTCCACGCATGCGTTCCTCCCCAAGCTGCACCACCGCACCGGCGTGAGGCTGGGCCGCGCCGCCCGCCGCGTGGTGAAGGCGCTCACCGGGACGGAGCCGCCCCAGTGA
- a CDS encoding right-handed parallel beta-helix repeat-containing protein — protein sequence MDQSASKYASRLSLALVLGMFVAACSSTPGKPPGGEPDAGPQPGGESDAGPLPERDAGPVVEVPDDGGTVITDTLAGTLTERGSPYRIVGDARGIVRIPKGQVLTVEPGVILDFVGTPRVTLADVEASAPDSVMNNQDGRVELQVYGGIRVHGSAEKPVSFTSSNPHGWWGMNFFGDQSVGDGHPVFEHMVFEQVRKVNYNGDRDRTRGAMWAFYPGPVTITDSVFRNNESAAKCGALDLMFTVGSRVENTLFENNRTWDIDRFAVEGSSSMAGGGAMCITHGRDSVVRGNTFRNNVLRAFRGSLKSALAPRPLLTWPNPQNIRDLGGGGALHYFQPNNDLVEKNRFEGNVVTQGPAAAIYLEDMGTRALTLRGNEFIGNQAGAGGVVVCSRGSGGVELVVTSDNLFTNNTVNGALAPNVSGDCDTSTR from the coding sequence ATGGACCAATCCGCCTCCAAGTATGCCAGTCGTCTCTCGCTGGCCCTCGTGTTGGGGATGTTCGTCGCCGCCTGCTCCTCCACGCCGGGAAAGCCTCCGGGAGGTGAGCCAGACGCGGGCCCGCAGCCTGGAGGAGAGTCCGACGCGGGCCCGCTGCCCGAGCGTGACGCGGGCCCCGTGGTCGAGGTGCCGGACGACGGCGGCACCGTCATCACGGACACGCTGGCGGGGACGCTGACGGAGCGGGGCTCGCCCTATCGCATCGTCGGTGATGCGCGAGGCATCGTCCGCATCCCCAAGGGCCAGGTGCTCACGGTGGAGCCGGGCGTCATCCTGGACTTCGTGGGCACGCCGCGCGTGACGCTCGCGGACGTGGAGGCCTCCGCGCCCGACAGCGTGATGAACAACCAGGATGGCCGCGTGGAGCTGCAGGTGTACGGCGGCATCCGGGTGCATGGCTCGGCGGAGAAGCCCGTGTCCTTCACCTCCAGCAATCCCCATGGCTGGTGGGGGATGAACTTCTTCGGCGACCAGTCCGTGGGAGACGGGCACCCCGTCTTCGAGCACATGGTCTTCGAGCAGGTGCGCAAGGTGAACTACAACGGCGACCGGGACCGGACGCGCGGCGCGATGTGGGCCTTCTATCCAGGGCCGGTGACCATCACGGACTCGGTGTTCCGCAACAACGAGTCCGCCGCGAAGTGCGGCGCGCTGGACCTGATGTTCACCGTGGGCTCGCGCGTGGAGAACACGCTGTTCGAGAACAACCGCACGTGGGACATCGACCGCTTCGCCGTCGAGGGCTCGTCCTCCATGGCGGGCGGGGGCGCGATGTGCATCACGCACGGGCGCGACTCGGTGGTGCGCGGCAACACCTTCCGCAACAACGTGCTGAGGGCCTTCCGGGGCTCGCTCAAGAGCGCACTTGCGCCCCGTCCGCTGCTCACGTGGCCCAACCCGCAGAACATCCGCGACCTGGGCGGCGGCGGAGCGCTGCACTACTTCCAGCCGAACAACGACCTGGTGGAGAAGAACCGCTTCGAGGGCAACGTCGTCACGCAGGGCCCGGCCGCCGCCATCTACCTGGAGGACATGGGCACGCGCGCGCTCACGCTGCGAGGCAACGAGTTCATCGGCAACCAGGCCGGCGCGGGCGGCGTGGTGGTGTGCAGCCGTGGCAGCGGCGGCGTGGAGCTGGTGGTGACGTCCGACAACCTCTTCACCAACAACACGGTGAATGGCGCCCTGGCGCCCAACGTGTCCGGCGACTGCGACACCTCGACGCGATAG